The following are encoded in a window of Streptomyces sp. 11x1 genomic DNA:
- a CDS encoding NAD(P)-binding domain-containing protein — MIQPVAVIGAGPFGLSTAAHLRARGIPVRVFGEPMVSWRDNMPAGMLLKSTPAASSIDAPQHGHTLADYCDAAGIRRLVTDEDIIPVETFISYGEWFQQRLVPDLERVRVVSVDRSESGGFELKLDSGESFTARAVVVASGLFGLAHLPTELAGAAVDGPTPTGPVSHSSQHADLSRFKDRELIVVGAGQSALETSVLAAEAGARVQVVARGHGAVAFGAPPWRQPRLRPESPFGRAWSLWALSYYPHPYRYLPAAGRHYLVRRVLGPLGAWWLRDRFEGRVEVREVDRVVRAGVIEGRPVLVARGHDGRTAELGADHVIAATGYRVDLGAMGFLGHELRTELGVSRGTPVLGAGFRSSIPGLYFTGLPAAASYGPVMRFVCGTEFASPRLARHLAAAHG; from the coding sequence GTGATTCAACCGGTAGCAGTCATCGGTGCCGGCCCGTTCGGTCTGTCCACCGCCGCGCATCTGCGGGCGCGCGGTATTCCCGTCCGTGTCTTCGGTGAACCCATGGTGAGCTGGCGGGACAACATGCCCGCCGGGATGCTGCTGAAGTCCACGCCGGCCGCGTCGAGCATCGACGCGCCGCAGCACGGCCACACCCTGGCCGACTACTGCGACGCGGCGGGGATCCGGCGGCTGGTGACGGACGAGGACATCATCCCCGTCGAGACGTTCATCTCCTACGGCGAGTGGTTCCAGCAGCGGCTCGTGCCCGACCTGGAACGGGTGCGCGTGGTCTCGGTGGACCGGAGCGAGAGCGGCGGCTTCGAACTGAAGCTGGACTCGGGGGAGTCGTTCACCGCGCGGGCCGTCGTCGTGGCGAGCGGGCTGTTCGGGCTGGCGCACCTGCCGACCGAGCTGGCGGGCGCGGCCGTGGACGGCCCCACCCCCACGGGGCCCGTCTCGCACAGCTCCCAGCACGCCGACCTGAGCAGGTTCAAGGACCGGGAACTGATCGTCGTGGGCGCGGGGCAGTCCGCCCTGGAGACGTCGGTCCTGGCGGCCGAGGCCGGCGCGCGGGTCCAGGTGGTGGCGCGCGGGCACGGCGCCGTGGCCTTCGGCGCGCCCCCGTGGCGGCAGCCGAGGCTGCGCCCCGAGTCGCCGTTCGGGCGGGCCTGGTCGCTGTGGGCGCTCAGCTACTACCCGCACCCCTACCGGTACCTGCCCGCCGCCGGCCGGCACTACCTGGTCCGGCGGGTGCTCGGGCCGCTGGGCGCGTGGTGGCTGCGGGACCGGTTCGAGGGGCGCGTGGAGGTGCGGGAGGTGGACCGGGTCGTGCGGGCCGGCGTCATCGAGGGGCGCCCGGTCCTCGTGGCGCGCGGGCACGACGGTCGTACGGCGGAGCTGGGCGCGGATCATGTCATCGCGGCGACGGGGTACCGGGTTGACCTCGGGGCGATGGGGTTCCTCGGGCACGAGCTCCGTACGGAGCTGGGGGTGAGCCGGGGGACGCCGGTGCTGGGGGCGGGGTTCCGGTCGTCGATCCCGGGGCTGTACTTCACGGGGTTGCCGGCGGCGGCGTCGTACGGGCCGGTGATGCGGTTCGTGTGCGGGACCGAGTTCGCCTCGCCTCGGTTGGCTCGGCATTTGGCGGCGGCTCACGGGTGA
- a CDS encoding ATP-grasp domain-containing protein: MGTWGAPVQADRDVPGLVVKLGDYPLHHGGVGAIRSLGRLGVPMYAITEDRYTPAAVSRHLRRAFVWPTTGTEEPGWLVDGLLRIGRRIGRPTVLVPTDEEAAVLIAEHQEELATRFLFPRVDAGLPRRLASKQGLHELCVEHGIASPASSFPQSYEDVERFAQRARFPVVAKNREAFERRRQPAVNGTTRIADRECLLRLARDWGDRPGVILQEYLPREDAEDWIVHAYFDADSTPLAMFTGVKVRSWPPHAGMTANAYVVDNPELADIAARFIKQIGFSGVIDLDLRFDRRDGRYKLLDFNPRMGAQFRLFENEAGIDVVRAMHLDLTGRPVPEGEQLAGRRYIVENIDLAALLAYRRSGYTTPHAPPRASGTELAWLAGDDPLPFLTMLARFVRPGAKHLYQLWRANRLGNARVRP, translated from the coding sequence ATGGGCACTTGGGGTGCGCCGGTACAGGCGGACCGAGACGTTCCGGGACTCGTCGTGAAGCTCGGCGACTATCCGCTGCACCACGGCGGTGTCGGAGCCATCCGCAGCCTGGGCCGGCTCGGGGTGCCGATGTACGCGATCACGGAGGACCGGTACACACCGGCCGCCGTCTCACGCCATCTGCGACGCGCTTTCGTGTGGCCGACCACCGGGACGGAGGAGCCCGGGTGGCTGGTCGACGGGCTGCTGCGCATCGGCCGGCGAATAGGGCGGCCCACCGTGCTCGTCCCCACCGACGAGGAAGCCGCCGTGCTCATCGCCGAGCACCAGGAGGAGCTCGCGACCCGCTTCCTCTTCCCCCGCGTCGACGCCGGGCTCCCGCGCCGCCTCGCCAGCAAACAGGGGTTGCACGAACTCTGCGTGGAGCACGGCATCGCCAGCCCCGCGAGCTCGTTCCCGCAGTCGTACGAGGACGTGGAGCGCTTCGCGCAGCGGGCCCGCTTCCCCGTGGTGGCCAAGAACCGGGAGGCGTTCGAGCGGCGCAGGCAGCCCGCGGTCAACGGGACGACCCGCATCGCCGACCGGGAGTGTCTGCTGCGGCTGGCCCGCGACTGGGGCGACCGGCCCGGGGTGATCCTCCAGGAGTACCTGCCCCGGGAGGACGCCGAGGACTGGATCGTGCACGCCTACTTCGACGCGGACTCCACCCCGCTCGCGATGTTCACCGGGGTCAAGGTGCGGTCGTGGCCGCCGCACGCGGGGATGACGGCGAACGCGTACGTCGTCGACAACCCCGAACTCGCGGACATCGCCGCCCGGTTCATCAAGCAGATCGGGTTCTCCGGCGTCATCGACCTCGATCTGCGGTTCGACCGGCGGGACGGGCGGTACAAGCTGCTGGACTTCAACCCGCGGATGGGCGCGCAGTTCCGGCTGTTCGAGAACGAGGCCGGGATCGACGTCGTCCGCGCCATGCACCTCGATCTGACCGGGCGCCCGGTCCCGGAGGGGGAACAGCTCGCCGGGCGCCGGTACATCGTGGAGAACATCGATCTGGCGGCCCTGCTCGCCTACCGGCGCAGCGGCTACACGACCCCGCACGCGCCGCCGCGCGCGAGCGGGACCGAGCTGGCATGGCTCGCGGGTGACGACCCGCTGCCGTTCCTCACGATGCTCGCGCGCTTCGTACGACCGGGCGCGAAGCATCTCTACCAGCTGTGGCGGGCCAACCGCCTCGGCAACGCCCGTGTGCGCCCCTAG
- the fahA gene encoding fumarylacetoacetase, translating into MPPFDVPDAVPEGHPFDVPEGHPFGPHNLPYGVFSLGTSDAPSAYAGTAGTRTVGVRLGDHVLDAAAAAHSLGSPYAALLAHPTLNPLLAAGRTAWSDLRRALTAWLTVPSHRETIAPHFHALSSVTLHLPFEVADYVDFYASENHARNVGRIFRPDAPDPLTPNWKHLPIGYHGRSGTVVVSGTEVVRPAGQRKAPTDPAPVFGPSVRLDIEAEVGFVVGSPSERGRPVGLGDFRDHVFGMCLLNDWSARDLQAWEYVPLGPFLGKSFATSVSAWITPLEALEEARVAPPERTHPLLPYLDDAAPDIDPGGYDLRISVAINGHVVSEPPFATMYWTAAQQLAHMTVNGASLRTGDLYGSGTVSGADPGQRGSLLELTWNGRDPLDLPTGRRTFLEDGDEVTLTAWAPGPNGTKVGLGEVRGRVVAARE; encoded by the coding sequence ATGCCCCCCTTCGATGTCCCCGACGCGGTCCCCGAGGGTCACCCGTTCGACGTCCCCGAGGGTCACCCCTTCGGTCCGCACAACCTTCCCTACGGCGTCTTCTCCCTCGGCACGTCCGACGCCCCCTCGGCCTACGCCGGGACCGCCGGCACCCGTACCGTCGGTGTCCGGCTCGGCGACCACGTCCTCGACGCCGCCGCGGCGGCGCACTCCCTCGGCTCCCCGTACGCCGCGCTGCTGGCGCACCCCACGCTGAACCCCCTGCTGGCGGCGGGGCGCACGGCCTGGTCGGACCTGCGCCGGGCGCTCACGGCGTGGCTGACGGTGCCCTCGCACCGCGAGACGATCGCGCCGCACTTCCACGCGCTGTCCTCGGTGACACTGCACCTGCCGTTCGAGGTGGCCGACTACGTCGACTTCTACGCCTCCGAGAACCACGCCCGGAACGTGGGGCGGATCTTCCGTCCCGACGCGCCCGACCCGCTGACGCCCAACTGGAAGCACCTGCCCATCGGTTACCACGGCCGGTCCGGCACGGTCGTCGTGTCCGGCACAGAGGTGGTGCGGCCGGCCGGACAGCGCAAGGCGCCGACCGATCCGGCGCCGGTGTTCGGACCGTCGGTGCGGCTGGACATCGAGGCGGAGGTCGGCTTCGTGGTGGGGTCGCCCTCGGAGCGGGGTCGGCCGGTGGGGCTGGGGGACTTCCGCGACCACGTCTTCGGGATGTGCCTCCTCAACGACTGGTCGGCACGCGACCTCCAGGCCTGGGAGTACGTGCCGCTCGGGCCGTTCCTGGGTAAGTCGTTCGCCACGTCGGTCTCGGCCTGGATCACGCCGCTGGAGGCGCTGGAGGAGGCGCGGGTGGCGCCGCCGGAGCGCACGCACCCGCTGCTGCCCTACCTGGACGACGCCGCGCCGGACATCGATCCCGGCGGGTACGACCTGCGGATCAGCGTCGCGATCAACGGACATGTCGTCTCGGAGCCGCCCTTCGCCACGATGTACTGGACGGCCGCGCAGCAGCTGGCCCACATGACGGTGAACGGCGCCTCGCTGCGCACGGGCGACCTGTACGGCTCCGGCACGGTCAGCGGGGCCGACCCCGGCCAGCGGGGCTCGCTGCTGGAACTCACCTGGAACGGACGCGATCCGCTCGACCTCCCGACCGGCAGGCGCACGTTCCTGGAGGACGGCGACGAGGTGACCCTCACGGCGTGGGCCCCGGGCCCGAACGGCACGAAGGTGGGGCTGGGCGAGGTCAGGGGGAGGGTGGTGGCAGCCCGGGAGTAG
- a CDS encoding VWA domain-containing protein, producing MASSRLDELAGRAGEWVGLSAAGAERYTGAVVGDRFDRIAWHDTYEQSAGLRELAAELNWHDGGNHGHTVDYDRTAEQDRTADREGVSDLLSDVFLAAYKVRPKLRERAEMVPARLVNHQVITSLVESPEFTELHRETAGDPYAAAMAVLAQAEALRRMLDHTWDARERAEQASRARAAAEAAATAVGEELRRAAGVAEEDGTVRAPAADAVRRAIEGAENAEATARQAALDAERAVATAAPGIRTAARNAVARAAETVRQEAALMRAWGVGSGELERMRFDERARLAERLRTGRLAEWAELIGRFRQMADGERARKVENAVGELVGVTLGDDLSRVIPSELANLGLPELRAVFAARYTAGELMLYDSQGEQATGKGAVIACVDTSHSMYEAGPGGVTREAWAKACALALLDQARHAGRDFVGILFSAADKIQVFRFPGDQPADTARVIDFAETFLGGGTSYQTPLSAAGELLREEFDDAGRARGDIVMLTDDDCGVTPEWMRSWNEAKHFLGFRVFGVAIGAPRVAGSDSVLDALCDNLRSIEDLTDVHAAADLFRVI from the coding sequence GTGGCATCGAGCAGGCTGGACGAGTTGGCGGGCCGGGCCGGGGAGTGGGTGGGGCTGTCGGCCGCCGGGGCCGAGCGGTACACGGGCGCCGTGGTCGGGGACCGGTTCGACCGGATCGCCTGGCATGACACCTACGAGCAGTCGGCCGGTCTGCGCGAACTGGCCGCGGAGCTGAACTGGCACGACGGCGGGAACCACGGCCACACCGTCGACTACGACCGGACCGCCGAGCAGGACCGGACCGCCGACCGTGAAGGCGTCTCCGACCTCCTCAGTGATGTGTTCCTGGCCGCGTACAAAGTCCGGCCGAAGCTGCGTGAGCGTGCGGAGATGGTGCCCGCCCGGCTGGTCAACCACCAGGTGATCACCTCGCTGGTGGAGTCACCGGAGTTCACCGAACTGCACCGGGAGACGGCCGGGGATCCCTACGCCGCAGCCATGGCCGTCCTCGCCCAGGCCGAGGCGTTGCGTCGGATGCTGGACCACACCTGGGACGCCCGGGAGCGGGCCGAGCAGGCGAGCAGGGCCCGGGCGGCGGCCGAGGCCGCGGCGACCGCCGTGGGCGAGGAACTCCGGCGGGCGGCGGGCGTGGCCGAGGAGGACGGCACCGTGCGTGCTCCGGCCGCCGACGCCGTACGGCGGGCGATCGAGGGCGCCGAGAACGCCGAAGCCACGGCTCGGCAGGCCGCACTGGACGCCGAGCGGGCCGTCGCGACGGCGGCGCCCGGTATCCGTACGGCCGCACGGAACGCGGTGGCGCGGGCCGCCGAGACCGTGCGGCAGGAGGCCGCGCTGATGCGGGCGTGGGGTGTCGGCTCCGGGGAGCTGGAGCGGATGCGGTTCGACGAGCGGGCCCGACTCGCCGAACGGCTGCGGACCGGCCGCCTCGCGGAGTGGGCCGAACTGATCGGCCGTTTCCGGCAGATGGCCGACGGCGAGCGCGCCCGCAAGGTGGAGAACGCCGTCGGCGAACTGGTCGGCGTCACTCTCGGCGACGACCTGTCCCGGGTCATCCCCTCCGAGCTGGCCAACCTCGGACTGCCCGAGCTGCGTGCGGTGTTCGCCGCGCGGTACACCGCCGGGGAGCTGATGCTCTACGACAGCCAGGGGGAGCAGGCGACCGGCAAGGGGGCCGTCATCGCGTGCGTCGACACCTCGCACTCCATGTACGAGGCGGGGCCCGGCGGTGTCACCCGGGAGGCGTGGGCCAAGGCCTGTGCCCTGGCCCTGCTGGACCAGGCCCGGCACGCGGGGCGGGACTTCGTCGGCATCCTGTTCTCCGCCGCCGACAAGATCCAGGTCTTCCGCTTCCCCGGGGACCAGCCCGCGGACACGGCCCGGGTCATCGATTTCGCGGAGACCTTCCTGGGTGGCGGCACCAGCTACCAGACTCCGCTGTCGGCCGCGGGTGAGCTGCTGAGGGAGGAGTTCGACGACGCGGGCCGCGCCCGCGGGGACATCGTGATGCTCACCGACGACGACTGCGGTGTCACCCCGGAGTGGATGCGTTCCTGGAACGAGGCCAAGCATTTCCTGGGCTTCCGTGTCTTCGGCGTGGCGATAGGCGCCCCACGGGTCGCCGGCTCCGACTCGGTCCTGGACGCCCTGTGCGACAACCTCCGTTCCATTGAGGACCTCACGGACGTCCACGCCGCGGCGGACCTGTTCCGCGTGATCTGA
- a CDS encoding AAA family ATPase yields MEAQDTAQRLRTITGELADRFYERADVVRTLVVTLLAGQHSLLLGPPGTAKSEMARELTARFDGAAYWEILLSKFTAPTRMFGPIDVAALTRGEYRQVYEGRATTAHVAFIDEIFKCSTAALNETLGYLNERIYHPENGGEPIRCPLIGAITASNELPTGEDSAAIYDRLLVRIEVRYLEDPSNFAALVRSAVRRPKPPTRTTVELTALRQAVTEDVPAVEVPDGIVDAVCTLRAALRRRELIASDRRWRQAVGLLQASAYLDGRPAVAEMDLSILTHVLWDSPAERPTVEREVLHLVNPDAREALDLADAMDELEAQLDAMAGQSREALSEWVIKKAHNKLATAGKRLEQLREEAMSAGRSTTVIDRVTGRQRAVRARVLTEALGVDASTVQARL; encoded by the coding sequence ATGGAGGCGCAGGACACGGCACAGAGGCTGCGGACGATCACCGGGGAGCTGGCGGACCGCTTCTACGAGCGGGCCGACGTGGTGCGCACGCTCGTGGTGACCCTGCTGGCCGGGCAGCACTCGCTGCTGCTCGGGCCGCCCGGCACGGCGAAGTCCGAGATGGCCAGGGAACTCACCGCCAGGTTCGACGGGGCGGCGTACTGGGAGATCCTGCTGTCGAAGTTCACCGCGCCGACCAGGATGTTCGGCCCCATCGACGTCGCCGCGCTGACCCGGGGCGAGTACCGCCAGGTGTACGAAGGCCGCGCGACGACCGCGCATGTCGCCTTCATCGACGAGATCTTCAAATGCTCCACGGCCGCGCTCAACGAGACCCTGGGCTATCTCAACGAGCGGATCTACCACCCCGAGAACGGCGGCGAGCCGATCCGCTGCCCCCTGATCGGGGCCATCACGGCCAGCAACGAACTGCCCACGGGAGAGGACTCCGCAGCGATCTACGACCGGCTGCTGGTGCGGATCGAGGTCCGCTATCTGGAAGACCCCTCGAACTTCGCCGCGCTGGTCCGCTCCGCAGTCCGCCGCCCGAAGCCACCGACACGGACCACCGTCGAGCTGACCGCGCTGCGGCAGGCCGTCACCGAGGATGTCCCGGCCGTGGAGGTGCCCGACGGCATCGTGGACGCGGTGTGCACCCTGCGAGCCGCACTGCGGCGCCGGGAACTCATCGCCTCCGACCGCCGTTGGCGGCAGGCGGTGGGCCTGCTCCAGGCGTCCGCGTACCTCGACGGCCGCCCGGCGGTCGCCGAGATGGACCTGTCGATCCTGACCCATGTGCTGTGGGACTCCCCGGCCGAACGCCCCACCGTCGAGCGCGAGGTGCTGCACCTGGTCAACCCCGACGCCAGGGAGGCGCTCGACCTGGCCGACGCCATGGACGAACTGGAGGCCCAACTCGACGCCATGGCAGGGCAGTCCCGCGAGGCACTGAGCGAATGGGTCATCAAGAAGGCCCACAACAAGCTGGCCACGGCGGGGAAGCGGCTGGAGCAACTGCGCGAAGAGGCGATGAGCGCCGGCCGCTCCACCACCGTCATCGACCGTGTCACCGGCCGCCAGCGGGCCGTCCGCGCCCGCGTCCTCACCGAGGCCCTCGGCGTGGACGCGAGCACGGTGCAGGCGAGGCTCTGA
- the recQ gene encoding DNA helicase RecQ encodes MIGTGGTSVMADEDRTTGTDSEALAVLHRVFGYDAFRGEQEAIIEHVVAGGDAVVLMPTGGGKSLCYQIPSLVRPGTGIVVSPLIALMQDQVDALRALGVRAGFINSTQDFDERRVVEAEFLAGELDLLYLAPERLRLDATLDLLGRGKISVFAIDEAHCVSQWGHDFRPDYLSLSLLGRRWPDVPRIALTATATRATHREITERLDMPRARHFEASFDRPNIQYRIVPKADPKKQLLSFLRQEHPGDAGIVYCLSRNSVERTAEFLSKNGVEAVPYHAGLDAGTRAAHQSRFLREEGLVVVATIAFGMGIDKPDVRFVAHLDLPKSVEGYYQETGRAGRDGLPSTAWMAYGLNDVIQQRKMIQGSEGDEAFRRRAASHLDATLALCETAQCRRGQLLQYFGQEPQAAGCGNCDTCLVPPETWDGTVAAQKVLSTVVRLQRERGQKFGAVQIVDILLGRRTAKVIQFDHDQLSVFGIGEELAEGEWRGVVRQLLAQGLLAVEGEYGTLVLTEESGAVLRRERDVPLRKEPKKPVTSRAASGGGSGGSGSGRGERKAKAAAVELSDDLIPVFEALRAWRAEQAREQGVPAYVIFHDATLREIAATAPGSVAELGTISGIGEKKLATYGEGVLGVLASLDGAGTGTTAGAGAMAGAGSGGAAGSGGTSGSGAGAADGASAVASGGARGTARGASTEADVFDWPDDEPEPEFDDWA; translated from the coding sequence ATGATCGGGACGGGCGGGACGAGTGTGATGGCGGACGAGGACAGGACGACCGGGACGGACAGCGAGGCGCTGGCCGTGCTCCACCGGGTCTTCGGATACGACGCCTTCCGGGGCGAGCAGGAAGCGATCATCGAGCACGTGGTCGCGGGCGGCGACGCCGTCGTCCTCATGCCGACCGGCGGCGGAAAGTCCCTGTGCTACCAGATCCCGTCCCTGGTCAGGCCCGGCACGGGCATCGTGGTCTCCCCGCTGATCGCGCTCATGCAGGACCAGGTGGACGCCCTGCGGGCCCTCGGCGTGCGCGCCGGGTTCATCAACTCCACCCAGGACTTCGACGAGCGGCGCGTGGTCGAGGCCGAGTTCCTCGCGGGCGAGCTGGATCTCCTCTACCTCGCGCCGGAGCGCCTGCGGCTCGACGCCACCCTCGATCTGCTCGGCCGCGGCAAGATCTCCGTCTTCGCGATCGACGAGGCACACTGCGTCTCCCAGTGGGGCCACGACTTCCGGCCCGACTACCTCTCCCTCTCCCTCCTGGGCCGGCGCTGGCCCGACGTGCCGCGCATCGCGCTCACCGCCACCGCCACCCGCGCCACGCACCGCGAGATCACCGAGCGGCTGGACATGCCCCGGGCCAGGCACTTCGAGGCCAGCTTCGACCGGCCCAACATCCAGTACCGCATCGTGCCCAAGGCCGACCCGAAGAAGCAGCTCCTGTCCTTCCTGCGCCAGGAACACCCGGGCGACGCCGGCATCGTCTACTGCCTCTCCCGCAACTCCGTCGAGCGGACCGCCGAGTTCCTCAGCAAGAACGGCGTGGAGGCGGTGCCGTACCACGCGGGCCTCGACGCGGGCACCCGCGCGGCACACCAGTCGAGGTTCCTGCGTGAGGAAGGGCTCGTGGTCGTCGCCACGATCGCCTTCGGCATGGGCATCGACAAACCCGACGTACGGTTCGTCGCCCACCTGGACCTGCCGAAGTCCGTCGAGGGCTACTACCAGGAGACCGGCCGCGCCGGCCGTGACGGACTGCCGTCCACGGCCTGGATGGCGTACGGCCTCAACGACGTCATACAGCAGCGCAAGATGATCCAGGGCAGCGAGGGCGACGAGGCGTTCCGCCGCCGGGCCGCCAGTCACCTCGACGCCACGCTGGCGCTCTGCGAGACCGCGCAGTGCCGGCGAGGCCAGCTCCTGCAGTATTTCGGCCAGGAACCCCAGGCCGCGGGCTGCGGCAACTGTGACACCTGCCTTGTACCGCCGGAGACCTGGGACGGCACCGTCGCCGCGCAGAAGGTGCTCTCCACGGTGGTGCGGCTCCAGCGCGAGCGGGGGCAGAAGTTCGGCGCCGTGCAGATCGTCGACATCCTGCTGGGGCGGCGGACCGCGAAGGTCATCCAGTTCGACCACGACCAGCTCTCCGTCTTCGGCATCGGCGAGGAATTGGCCGAGGGCGAATGGCGGGGCGTCGTACGGCAGTTGCTCGCCCAGGGGCTCCTCGCGGTCGAGGGCGAGTACGGCACGCTCGTGCTCACCGAGGAGAGCGGAGCGGTGCTGCGGCGCGAGCGGGACGTGCCGCTGCGCAAGGAACCGAAGAAGCCGGTGACCTCGCGGGCGGCGTCGGGCGGCGGTTCAGGTGGCTCAGGCTCCGGCCGGGGCGAGCGCAAGGCCAAGGCGGCGGCCGTCGAGCTGTCGGACGACCTGATCCCCGTCTTCGAGGCCCTCCGCGCCTGGCGCGCCGAACAGGCCCGTGAACAGGGCGTCCCCGCCTACGTCATCTTCCACGACGCCACCCTCCGCGAGATCGCGGCCACCGCGCCCGGGTCCGTCGCCGAACTCGGCACGATCAGCGGAATCGGCGAGAAGAAGCTGGCGACGTACGGGGAGGGCGTGTTGGGGGTGCTGGCCTCGCTGGACGGCGCCGGAACCGGAACCACAGCCGGGGCAGGGGCCATGGCCGGGGCTGGGAGCGGGGGCGCGGCTGGGTCCGGAGGCACGAGCGGAAGTGGGGCAGGGGCCGCGGACGGGGCGTCGGCCGTCGCCTCCGGCGGGGCGCGGGGCACGGCGCGCGGCGCCTCCACGGAGGCGGACGTCTTCGACTGGCCGGACGATGAGCCGGAGCCCGAGTTCGACGACTGGGCGTAG
- the nuoN gene encoding NADH-quinone oxidoreductase subunit NuoN, whose amino-acid sequence MSASAVHSLWTTAADPITKIDAPKIEYGQLSPTLIVIGAAIIGILIEAFVPRKSRYYVQVFVSVVALTASFAAVVALAAGGYGTTKAGIAAMGAIAVDGPALFLQGTILLAGILGVFTFAERRLDPETHGNKVDSFAAQAASVPGSDSEKAAVKAGFTTTEVFPLLLFAIGGMLIFPAANDLLTLFIALEVFSLPLYLLCAVARRKRLMSQEAAVKYFLLGAFASAFTLFGIALLYGYAGSVKYATIAQVVDGTIGDINPALAGTMGNDALLLIGAAMLVMGLLFKVGAVPFHMWTPDVYQGAPTPVTGFMAAATKVAAFGALLRLLYVVLPGLRWDWRPVMWAVAIVTMLAGAIVAITQTDIKRLLAYSSIAHAGFILAGVIAASPDGVSSVLFYLGAYSFVTIGAFAVVTLVRDAGGEATHLSKWAGLGRRSPLVAAVFAVFLLAFAGIPLTSGFAGKFAVFKAAAEGGAGAIVVVGVISSAIAAFFYIRVIVLMFFSEPRPEGPTVAVPSPLTMTAIAVGVAVTLVLGVAPQYFLDLAGQAGVFVR is encoded by the coding sequence GTGAGCGCATCAGCCGTCCACAGCCTGTGGACAACCGCGGCCGACCCGATCACCAAGATCGACGCGCCGAAGATCGAATACGGGCAACTGTCGCCCACCCTGATCGTCATCGGCGCGGCGATCATCGGGATCCTGATCGAGGCCTTCGTGCCACGCAAGTCCCGCTACTACGTGCAGGTGTTCGTCTCCGTGGTCGCCCTCACGGCCTCCTTCGCCGCGGTCGTCGCCCTCGCGGCGGGTGGATACGGCACCACGAAGGCCGGCATCGCGGCCATGGGCGCCATCGCCGTGGACGGACCGGCCCTGTTCCTCCAGGGCACGATCCTCCTCGCCGGCATCCTCGGCGTCTTCACCTTCGCCGAACGCCGCCTCGACCCCGAGACCCACGGCAACAAGGTCGACTCCTTCGCCGCACAGGCCGCCTCCGTGCCCGGCAGCGACAGCGAGAAGGCCGCCGTCAAGGCCGGGTTCACCACCACCGAGGTCTTCCCGCTGCTGCTCTTCGCGATCGGCGGCATGCTGATCTTCCCGGCGGCCAACGACCTGCTGACCCTCTTCATCGCCCTGGAGGTCTTCTCCCTCCCGCTCTACCTGCTGTGCGCCGTGGCCCGCCGCAAGCGGCTCATGTCCCAGGAGGCCGCGGTCAAGTACTTCCTCCTCGGCGCCTTCGCCTCCGCCTTCACCCTCTTCGGCATCGCCCTGCTCTACGGCTACGCGGGCTCGGTGAAGTACGCGACGATCGCCCAGGTCGTCGACGGCACCATCGGCGACATCAACCCCGCCCTCGCCGGCACCATGGGCAACGACGCGCTGCTGCTCATCGGTGCCGCGATGCTCGTCATGGGCCTGCTGTTCAAGGTCGGCGCGGTGCCGTTCCACATGTGGACCCCGGACGTCTACCAGGGCGCCCCCACCCCGGTCACCGGCTTCATGGCCGCCGCGACCAAGGTGGCCGCCTTCGGCGCGCTGCTGCGACTGCTGTACGTCGTCCTGCCCGGCCTGCGCTGGGACTGGCGGCCGGTCATGTGGGCCGTCGCCATCGTCACCATGCTGGCCGGCGCGATCGTGGCCATCACCCAGACCGACATCAAGCGCCTGCTCGCCTATTCGTCGATCGCGCACGCCGGCTTCATCCTCGCCGGTGTCATCGCGGCCTCGCCCGACGGCGTCTCGTCCGTGCTGTTCTATCTGGGCGCCTACTCCTTCGTGACCATCGGCGCGTTCGCCGTGGTGACGCTGGTGCGCGACGCGGGCGGCGAGGCCACGCACCTGTCCAAGTGGGCCGGGCTCGGCCGCAGGTCACCGCTGGTGGCGGCCGTGTTCGCGGTCTTCCTGCTGGCCTTCGCGGGCATTCCGCTGACCTCCGGGTTCGCGGGCAAGTTCGCCGTGTTCAAGGCGGCGGCCGAAGGCGGCGCGGGCGCGATCGTCGTGGTCGGTGTGATCTCCTCGGCCATCGCCGCGTTCTTCTACATCCGCGTCATCGTGCTCATGTTCTTCAGCGAGCCCCGCCCCGAGGGGCCGACGGTCGCCGTGCCGTCGCCGCTGACCATGACCGCGATCGCGGTCGGCGTCGCCGTCACCCTGGTGCTCGGCGTCGCACCGCAGTACTTCCTGGACCTGGCGGGGCAGGCGGGAGTGTTCGTGCGCTGA